The region TCGGTTTGTTCGGAACGACGGAAGAAACAACCGAACAGCAGGCAAGAGAACAGATGGAGACAAATTTCTTCGGTTCGCTTTGGGTAGCACAGGCTGTTCTGCCGATAATGAGAAAACAAAAAAACGGTCATATTATTCAGGTGTCAAGCTTTTTAGGTTTAACAACTTTACCGTTGTTGGGCTTATACAATGCATCCAAATTTGCTGTGGAGGGTCTGATTGAAACCATCGGAAGTGAAACCGCACATTTGGGGATCAAAACAACCCTGATTGAGCCCAACGGATTTGCAACAGATTGGGCAGGAGCATCAGCAATTCAAACATCTTCGGATATTGCCGATTATAACCCTGTTCGTGAGGCTTTTGCAGAGACAGGTGATAATCCGGATATCTGGGGAAAACCTGAGGCGACAGTAGATCCTATTTTGAATATAATAGACAGCGAAAACCCTCCGAAAAGGTTATTGTTGGGGAAAATTGCCTATCATGCTATTCATCAGATCTACACTGATCGTCTTAAGGAAATTGACAATTGGAAAGAGGTGAGTATTGCCGCACACGGGCATTAATCATTACTAAATTAATATTGTAATTTTGATTAAAATTTGAAATCCAATGAAACATTACGCAACCTTAACGGAACTGCATCTTGGAAATGGTTGGGATGCTCCCCAGAATCCGCTGTTCAGTATGATTGGCTGTCTGGCATCATGTCCGCTGGTAAATCGAGAATTCACAACAGACTGTTATATCATTGCTTTCAAAAAAATAAAATCAGGAATGTTCATGTATGGCCGCACTCAGTATGACCATGACAATGGCTGTCTATTTTTTGCCAAACCAAGACAGATCATTGAAATGAAAGACCTTGAATTTGAAGAAAAAGGCTATATGCTAATGATCCATGAGGATTATTTTAATGGCCATGAAATTCGAAAACGTATAGAAAACTATAGTTTTTTTGATTATGAAGTGACCGAGGCCCTGCAACTTTCACCAAAAGAAGAACAGATTATTCTCGAATTGTATGATAAAATCCAGATAGAGTATTATAACAATCCTGACGAATTCAGCAGGGAGATTATCCTCTCCCATATATCATCAATTTTAAACTATGCGCATCGATTTTACAAAAGACAATTTATAGACCGGGCACAGGTAAATGGAAAGATGGTATCAAAATTTAATGATGCACTCAAGAAATATATTAATGAAGGTAAATTAGAAGGTGTAGGTCTGCCCAGTGTAAATTACCTGGCGGAGCAGCTCTTTGTTTCTCCACGGTATTTAAGTGATCTGTTAAAACAGGAAACCGGGAAAACTGCCATGGAACTTATACATGTATTCTTGATTTCCGAGGCTAAGAATCTTTTGCGCTTAGGTGAGAAAGGGGTGGCTGAAATCGCTTATCATCTTGGTTTTGAAAATGCATCCTATTTCACAAAACTTTTCAAAAAACAGACCGGGGTAAGGCCATTAGAGTTTCGGAAGATGCATATGAATTAATTGAAAACTGATTAAAAATAATCTGACTAGCAGAAACCAATCATAGAATGAAATATTTAAAAAATTATAATTTGATAGGGAGCTTTATCAGACTTAACAAGTTAGATTAAAAAAGGAAAGAATAAGAGTAGAAATAATTTAGTAAAATAGTTTGATAATAATGTTTTCATCACTGAGTAATCTGTATTCTTATTTCTATTGAAAATTTATTTTAAAATTATAAAATAAACCTTTTGGTATATTTTATTTGGTTTTAAAATAAACTTTTTAGTACATTTGTAGCGTAAAGTAGAAAACGATGCTAACAAAAGCGGAAAAAACCAAACTATTTATCTTAGAAACAGCCAGTCCTCTTTATAATGAGAAGGGGATTTCTGGCGTGAGTATAGATGATGTTTTGGAGGCAACAAAATTGACAAAAGGATGTATCTATGGACACTTCAATGGAAAAGAAGATCTGTCTGAACAGGTTATTGAATTTTCTTTAAAAAAAATATCTGCAAAGGTCGGGACTATAATTGCGAAAGGTAAAACGGCAAAAGAAAAAATTTTCTTATACCTTGATTTTTATAAAAATCCTATTGATACCTATATTGCAGGAGGCTGCCCTATATTTAACACTGCTGTTGAGGCAGATGATAATTTCCCGATCATTAAGAAAAAAGTTGCTGCAGTACTTCTTGCTAGCTATAAAGATATTTCCCAAATTTTAAAAGGAGGTATCGAAGGTGGAGAATTTTCAGATAAACTAAATGCTGATGTTTTTGCTTTCAAAATGCTGTCTGCTGTAGAAGGTGGACTTGTATTAAGCAGAACAATGGACTCCCAAAAATTGATGATTGAACTCATAAAAGACCTTAAAAAAGAATTAGAGCAGTATTTGCTATAATTTTTTTTGTATTAAAATATACTAAAAAGTATATTTTAGAAAAGGGCTTTATATATTCAAAGATAAAGGTTCAAAGATTATCCTTCCCTAAATAAATAATAAAGTCTACATAAAGAAAACATAATTCAAAAATTACATAAAATTATTCAAAATGAAAACAACAGGTAATACCATATTTATTAGTGGTGGAAGCGCAGGAATTGGATTGGCAATTGCTAAAAAACTAAGTGAAGCAGGAAACAAAATTATTATTAACGGGCGTAATGAAGAGCGTCTTCAGAAAGCTTTAATAGAGTTGAAAAATGCAGTCGGCATTCAAGGTGATCTGGCTGTGGAAGCAGATCGAATTCGTATCGCAGAAGAGCTGAAAACGAATTATGCAGATGTTAATATTATTGTCAACAATGCGGGAGCTGCGTTTGGTTATTTATTGAGTGAAACTACCAATGCGCACGAAAAAGCATTACAGGAAATGAATACCAATTATTTTGCAATTATTCATTTCACAGAATTGATGCTTCCTCATTTATTGGGTAAAGAAGCGGCTGCAGTTGTTAATATTTCATCTATAGCTGTTTATGGAAGTCTTAAAGTTTTACCAACCTATGGAGCAAGCAAAGCTGCATTACACAGTTATACAACTGCCCTGAGAAAAACTTATGAGGACCAAAAAAATCTTCAGATTTATGAAGTATATCCGCCATTGGTAAACACTGAATTCTCAGCTGAAATAGGTGGATCAGCAGGTATTCCGCCAAGTGAGGTTGCAGATGAATTGTTCATAGGACTGGAGAATAATTTATTTGATATTCCGGTAGGTGATACTAAGTTGTATGCAAATGCTATTGGTGAAGCGATGTCAAAACTGACTCAGTCTTAATATAAATAAACCAATCATTTTCCATATCAAAAGTTAATGATTGGTATTTATTTCACTTTTAAATTTTAACTATTGTTGGGATGCAACCAAACTATTTTTTGAGTTGATTCATGTTCTCGTCCGAGAATGTCTCGATACAGATCGGGTCGTCGTGCATTAATATAACGATATCCGCCGGCTTGCATGAGTTTTTCGTGTGTAATGGTTGTAATGACAAAACTATCTTCAAATGTACGGCATTCAGCAAGAATATCCCCGAATGGATCTAAAATCATGGAACACCCATTTTTTAATTGATCATCATCCATGCCGATAGGATTTGAGAAAACAACATAAACTGCATTGTCATAAGCTCTAGCTGGTAACCATTTCATCAGCCAGCTGCGTCCTTTCATTCCGTCAAATTCCAAGCGTAGTGACGTTGGATCGTTTTCTCGGTTCTGCCAGAGCTGAATATCTACGAAGCCTGCTCCGGGCCGAGACGAAGGTGTACACATCGTCACATGAGGCATAAAAATTATATCGGCACCCAATAATTTTGTCGCACGTACATTTTCAATCACATTATTATCATAACAGATTAAAATACCACATTTCCATCCTTTAATTTCAAAAATGGTATAGTTTTGTCCTGCAGTTAGATGAGGATTTATAAAAGGATGTAACTTACGGTGTTTTGCAATTAATCCATTGCCGTCTACACAGATGTAAGGCTTGTATAAATTATCATTTTCATCTTTCTCAAATAAACCCGCAAGAATAATGATATTATATTTAGCCGCTATCGCAATCAGTTGCCGG is a window of Candidatus Chryseobacterium colombiense DNA encoding:
- a CDS encoding SDR family NAD(P)-dependent oxidoreductase, whose product is MSKVIFITGASKGFGKLWAEALLKKGNKIAATARNISALDELKEKYGDHILTLKLDVNNRAEVFETVDQIEKHFGKIDVLINNAGFGLFGTTEETTEQQAREQMETNFFGSLWVAQAVLPIMRKQKNGHIIQVSSFLGLTTLPLLGLYNASKFAVEGLIETIGSETAHLGIKTTLIEPNGFATDWAGASAIQTSSDIADYNPVREAFAETGDNPDIWGKPEATVDPILNIIDSENPPKRLLLGKIAYHAIHQIYTDRLKEIDNWKEVSIAAHGH
- a CDS encoding helix-turn-helix transcriptional regulator; the encoded protein is MKHYATLTELHLGNGWDAPQNPLFSMIGCLASCPLVNREFTTDCYIIAFKKIKSGMFMYGRTQYDHDNGCLFFAKPRQIIEMKDLEFEEKGYMLMIHEDYFNGHEIRKRIENYSFFDYEVTEALQLSPKEEQIILELYDKIQIEYYNNPDEFSREIILSHISSILNYAHRFYKRQFIDRAQVNGKMVSKFNDALKKYINEGKLEGVGLPSVNYLAEQLFVSPRYLSDLLKQETGKTAMELIHVFLISEAKNLLRLGEKGVAEIAYHLGFENASYFTKLFKKQTGVRPLEFRKMHMN
- a CDS encoding nitrilase family protein is translated as MDKLKMATAQFEHKSADKAYNLSVIEKLAQEAAAQGAEVIAFHECSITGYTFARNLDKEQMLAIAELVPDGESTRQLIAIAAKYNIIILAGLFEKDENDNLYKPYICVDGNGLIAKHRKLHPFINPHLTAGQNYTIFEIKGWKCGILICYDNNVIENVRATKLLGADIIFMPHVTMCTPSSRPGAGFVDIQLWQNRENDPTSLRLEFDGMKGRSWLMKWLPARAYDNAVYVVFSNPIGMDDDQLKNGCSMILDPFGDILAECRTFEDSFVITTITHEKLMQAGGYRYINARRPDLYRDILGREHESTQKIVWLHPNNS
- a CDS encoding TetR/AcrR family transcriptional regulator gives rise to the protein MLTKAEKTKLFILETASPLYNEKGISGVSIDDVLEATKLTKGCIYGHFNGKEDLSEQVIEFSLKKISAKVGTIIAKGKTAKEKIFLYLDFYKNPIDTYIAGGCPIFNTAVEADDNFPIIKKKVAAVLLASYKDISQILKGGIEGGEFSDKLNADVFAFKMLSAVEGGLVLSRTMDSQKLMIELIKDLKKELEQYLL
- a CDS encoding SDR family NAD(P)-dependent oxidoreductase; this encodes MKTTGNTIFISGGSAGIGLAIAKKLSEAGNKIIINGRNEERLQKALIELKNAVGIQGDLAVEADRIRIAEELKTNYADVNIIVNNAGAAFGYLLSETTNAHEKALQEMNTNYFAIIHFTELMLPHLLGKEAAAVVNISSIAVYGSLKVLPTYGASKAALHSYTTALRKTYEDQKNLQIYEVYPPLVNTEFSAEIGGSAGIPPSEVADELFIGLENNLFDIPVGDTKLYANAIGEAMSKLTQS